The Arthrobacter russicus genome has a segment encoding these proteins:
- a CDS encoding dicarboxylate/amino acid:cation symporter yields the protein MTTAPHRIAPGRRLPRWASSFGFQIIAALILGLVLGLLARSLGASKSSPNGLSSTLATLGSNYVYLLQAAVVPLVFTAVVGSIANLRQVSNAARLAWNTLVWFAITSFIAVLIGIALGVLFQPGSGTGQQAPADYKGKTGDWWSFLTGLVPKNFLGLGASSSVSDGGAVSTSVSFNVLQILVIAIAIGIAALKVGAKAEPFLNFTASALAVIQKVLWWIIRLAPLGTVGLIGNAVVSYGWDTIGSLGKFTVAIYLGLALVLFVVYPVLVRGHGLSIKQYFSGVWPAVQLGFVSRSSVGTMPLTQRVTERNLGVPSGYASFAVPLGSTTKMDGCAAIYPAISAIFVAQFFGINLDFGQYLLIVLVSVLGSAATAGTTGAVVMLTLTLSTLGLPLAGVGLLLAIDPILDMGRTAVNVAGQALVPTLVAKRQGILDLALYNAPRTGTPFADDDRSDEARSHAAEPVAPGHQQ from the coding sequence GTGACTACCGCCCCGCATCGCATCGCACCCGGCCGGAGACTGCCCCGTTGGGCCTCGTCTTTCGGTTTCCAAATCATCGCCGCCCTGATCCTCGGATTGGTCCTGGGCCTGCTGGCCCGTTCGCTCGGCGCCAGCAAGTCCTCGCCGAACGGGCTCTCCAGCACCCTGGCCACACTCGGCAGCAACTACGTCTACCTGCTGCAAGCCGCCGTCGTGCCATTGGTGTTCACCGCGGTGGTCGGCTCCATCGCGAATCTGCGCCAGGTCTCCAACGCCGCACGGCTGGCCTGGAACACCCTGGTCTGGTTTGCGATCACCTCGTTCATCGCGGTGCTCATCGGCATCGCCTTGGGCGTGCTGTTCCAGCCGGGATCCGGTACCGGACAGCAGGCCCCCGCCGATTACAAAGGCAAGACCGGCGACTGGTGGTCCTTCCTGACCGGCCTGGTGCCGAAGAACTTCCTGGGCCTGGGCGCTTCGTCGTCCGTGTCCGACGGCGGCGCAGTCAGCACCTCGGTCAGCTTCAATGTCCTGCAGATCCTGGTCATCGCGATCGCGATCGGCATCGCCGCGCTGAAAGTCGGTGCCAAAGCCGAACCGTTCTTGAATTTCACGGCCTCGGCACTCGCCGTGATCCAGAAAGTACTCTGGTGGATCATCCGGCTGGCGCCCCTGGGCACCGTCGGGCTGATCGGCAACGCAGTGGTGAGCTACGGCTGGGACACCATCGGCTCCCTGGGCAAATTCACCGTCGCGATCTACCTCGGCTTGGCCTTGGTGCTCTTCGTGGTCTACCCGGTCCTGGTGCGCGGCCACGGCCTGAGCATCAAACAATATTTCTCCGGCGTCTGGCCCGCCGTGCAACTGGGCTTCGTCTCACGCTCCTCAGTGGGCACCATGCCGCTGACCCAGCGGGTCACCGAGCGCAATCTCGGTGTGCCCAGCGGTTACGCCTCGTTCGCGGTGCCGCTCGGTTCGACCACCAAGATGGACGGCTGCGCCGCGATTTATCCGGCCATATCGGCGATCTTCGTGGCGCAATTCTTCGGCATCAACCTGGACTTCGGGCAGTATCTGCTGATCGTGCTGGTCTCGGTTCTGGGCTCCGCAGCCACCGCCGGCACTACCGGGGCCGTGGTGATGCTCACCCTGACCTTGTCCACCCTGGGGCTGCCGTTGGCCGGCGTCGGCTTGCTGCTGGCGATCGATCCGATCCTGGACATGGGCCGCACCGCGGTCAACGTCGCAGGCCAGGCGCTGGTCCCGACTCTGGTGGCCAAACGCCAAGGCATCCTGGATCTGGCACTGTACAACGCACCACGCACCGGCACCCCGTTCGCGGATGACGACCGCAGCGACGAGGCCCGCAGCCACGCGGCCGAACCGGTGGCGCCCGGACACCAACAGTAA
- a CDS encoding Maf family protein, which yields MTARLILGSASPARTALLGQAGIQHTVMVSAVDEDAATAAAGEPSPQETALLLARAKAEAVSALPEAAGALVLGCDSVFEFDGVAYGKPHLAAVAKQRITELSGRSGVLHTGHWLVDNRSGVDGAGVGALASATVHFAPMSEAEIDAYVATGEPLEVAGSFTIDSLGGAFVTGVDGDPHAVVGLSVSTLRELLAQHGMSITEFWPQPATVD from the coding sequence GTGACTGCGCGATTGATCCTCGGCTCGGCCTCCCCGGCACGCACCGCGCTGCTCGGCCAGGCCGGGATCCAGCACACGGTCATGGTCTCCGCGGTGGACGAAGACGCGGCGACTGCGGCAGCCGGAGAGCCCAGCCCGCAGGAGACCGCCCTGCTCCTGGCCCGGGCCAAAGCCGAAGCCGTGTCCGCGCTGCCGGAGGCCGCCGGGGCCCTGGTCCTGGGCTGTGATTCGGTGTTCGAATTCGACGGCGTCGCGTACGGCAAACCGCATCTCGCCGCGGTGGCGAAGCAGCGGATCACCGAGCTGAGCGGCCGTTCCGGGGTGCTGCACACCGGGCACTGGCTGGTGGACAACCGCAGCGGCGTCGACGGTGCCGGCGTGGGTGCGCTGGCCTCGGCCACGGTGCATTTCGCCCCGATGTCCGAAGCCGAAATCGATGCTTATGTCGCCACCGGCGAACCGTTGGAGGTGGCCGGCTCGTTCACCATCGACAGTTTGGGCGGCGCGTTCGTCACCGGAGTCGACGGCGATCCGCACGCCGTCGTCGGCTTGTCGGTTTCGACGCTGCGCGAGCTGCTGGCGCAGCACGGGATGAGCATCACGGAGTTCTGGCCGCAGCCCGCAACCGTCGACTAA
- a CDS encoding MFS transporter produces the protein MSTAKTEIPQANTRGRVIVASLIGTSIEFYDFYVYATAAVLVFPKLFFPNADDVTQLLSSFAVFGVAFVARPLGSILFGHFGDRFGRKGTLVASLLTMGVATFLIGCLPTAQVPGWEFWAPALLVVFRFAQGLALGGEWSGAALLATENAPRNKRAIYGTFPQLGAPIGFILANLLFLVLNVTLPADAFAAWGWRIPFLASAVMVVIGLYVRLKLVETPAFQKVVDQGEVSKLPIGRVFRTSWWQVILGTFIMLATYVLFYLMTTFTLTFGTTAASLDAAKAAAEKAGKPMSQTAIEAFVPGLGYSRNDFLLMLIIGVVFFGIFTLVAGPMAEKYGRRKSLLVVTGLIFLFGLCFVPLVAGGFVGAMAWLIIGFTLMGLTFGPMGAFLPELFPTNVRYTGSAVSYNLASILGAAVAPFIAVALWQAAQGSTWLVGVYLSSMAVLTLIALYLSKETKDADLVAQSS, from the coding sequence ATGTCGACAGCAAAAACCGAAATACCCCAGGCGAACACACGAGGGCGTGTGATCGTAGCAAGTCTGATCGGAACCTCGATCGAGTTTTACGACTTTTACGTCTACGCGACCGCTGCAGTTCTGGTGTTCCCCAAGCTGTTCTTCCCCAATGCCGACGACGTCACGCAACTGCTCAGTTCCTTCGCGGTGTTCGGCGTGGCCTTCGTGGCCCGGCCACTGGGCTCGATCCTGTTCGGCCACTTCGGCGACCGGTTCGGACGCAAGGGGACCTTGGTCGCGTCACTGCTCACCATGGGCGTGGCGACGTTCCTGATCGGCTGTCTGCCGACCGCGCAGGTGCCGGGCTGGGAATTCTGGGCCCCGGCCCTGCTCGTGGTATTCCGCTTCGCCCAGGGCTTGGCGCTGGGCGGCGAGTGGAGCGGTGCGGCCTTGCTGGCCACGGAAAACGCGCCGCGGAACAAGCGTGCGATCTACGGCACTTTCCCGCAGCTCGGCGCGCCGATCGGTTTCATCCTGGCGAATCTGTTGTTCCTGGTGCTCAACGTCACGTTGCCGGCGGACGCTTTCGCGGCTTGGGGCTGGCGGATTCCGTTCCTGGCCAGCGCGGTGATGGTGGTGATCGGCCTCTACGTCCGGCTCAAATTGGTGGAGACGCCGGCCTTCCAAAAAGTCGTCGACCAAGGCGAAGTCTCCAAGCTTCCGATCGGCCGGGTTTTCCGGACCAGCTGGTGGCAGGTCATCCTCGGCACCTTCATCATGCTGGCGACCTATGTGCTGTTCTACCTGATGACGACCTTCACCCTGACCTTCGGCACCACCGCCGCCAGCCTGGATGCGGCCAAGGCGGCGGCAGAGAAGGCCGGCAAACCGATGAGCCAAACCGCGATTGAAGCCTTCGTGCCGGGTCTGGGCTACAGCCGCAACGACTTCCTGCTGATGTTGATCATCGGCGTGGTGTTCTTCGGCATCTTCACCTTGGTCGCCGGGCCGATGGCGGAAAAGTACGGGCGCCGCAAGTCGCTTCTGGTGGTCACCGGGTTGATCTTCCTGTTCGGGCTCTGTTTCGTGCCCTTGGTGGCAGGCGGCTTCGTCGGTGCGATGGCCTGGCTGATCATCGGGTTCACCCTGATGGGGCTGACCTTCGGCCCGATGGGCGCGTTCCTACCGGAACTCTTCCCGACCAATGTGCGCTATACCGGTTCTGCGGTGAGCTACAACCTCGCCAGCATTCTGGGTGCCGCCGTCGCCCCGTTCATCGCGGTGGCCCTGTGGCAAGCAGCGCAGGGGAGTACCTGGCTGGTCGGCGTGTATCTGAGTTCGATGGCGGTGCTGACCCTGATTGCGCTCTACCTGTCCAAGGAGACCAAGGACGCCGACCTGGTGGCGCAGTCCAGCTAG
- a CDS encoding acyl-CoA carboxylase subunit beta: MSHDLTTTAGKIADFRDRIAQAAQPSGPEAIEKQHARGKHTARERIELLMDPDSFVEFDALAVHRSSAFGMEKKKPLGDGLVSGYGTVDGRLVAVYSQDFSVYGGSLSQVNGEKIVKVQEFALRNGCPVVGILDGGGARIQEGVASLAMFADIFRNNVHASGVVPQISIIMGPSAGGAAYSPALTDYVVMVDKTSHMFITGPDVIKTVTGEDVDMETLGGARQHNATTGTSTYLAADETDAIEFVRELLDFLPSNNLSEAPPTEHDQELELDEADLALDTLIPDSANQPYDMRTLVESIVDDGHFLEMQSLYAPNVMIGYGRVEGQTVGVVANQPMQFAGTLDINASEKAARFVRHCDAFNIPILTLVDVPGFLPGKDQEFQGIIRRGAKLLYAYAEATVPKLTVITRKAYGGAYIVMGSKKLGADLNLAWPTAQIGVMGAQGAVNILYRRELAAADDAEALRAELIQQYEEELLNPYQAAQLGYVDAVIAPSETRLKLIRGLRALRDKRAALPAKKHGNIPL; encoded by the coding sequence ATGAGCCATGACCTGACCACCACCGCGGGCAAGATCGCCGATTTCCGTGATCGGATCGCGCAGGCGGCCCAGCCTTCAGGTCCGGAAGCGATCGAGAAACAGCACGCCCGGGGCAAGCACACCGCGCGCGAACGCATCGAGCTGTTGATGGACCCCGATTCGTTCGTCGAGTTCGACGCCTTGGCCGTGCACCGCTCCAGCGCCTTCGGGATGGAGAAGAAGAAGCCGCTCGGCGATGGTCTGGTCTCCGGCTACGGCACCGTGGACGGTCGTCTGGTCGCCGTCTACAGCCAGGATTTCTCGGTATACGGCGGATCGCTCAGCCAGGTCAACGGCGAGAAAATCGTCAAAGTCCAGGAATTCGCCTTGCGCAACGGCTGCCCGGTGGTCGGCATTCTGGACGGGGGCGGCGCCCGGATCCAGGAAGGCGTGGCCTCGCTGGCGATGTTCGCGGATATTTTCCGCAACAACGTGCATGCCTCGGGCGTAGTGCCGCAGATTTCGATCATCATGGGGCCTTCGGCCGGCGGTGCGGCCTACTCGCCCGCGCTCACCGATTACGTGGTGATGGTGGACAAGACCTCGCACATGTTCATCACCGGACCCGACGTGATCAAAACCGTCACCGGCGAAGACGTGGACATGGAGACGCTCGGCGGCGCGCGCCAGCACAATGCCACCACGGGCACGTCGACCTACTTGGCCGCGGACGAAACCGACGCCATCGAATTCGTCCGCGAGCTGCTCGATTTCCTGCCCTCGAACAACCTTTCCGAAGCCCCGCCCACCGAACACGACCAGGAACTCGAACTCGACGAGGCCGACCTCGCCTTGGACACGCTGATCCCGGATTCGGCGAATCAGCCCTACGACATGCGCACCCTGGTCGAAAGCATCGTCGACGACGGGCATTTCCTGGAGATGCAGTCGTTGTACGCGCCGAACGTGATGATCGGCTACGGCCGGGTCGAAGGGCAGACCGTGGGCGTGGTGGCGAACCAGCCGATGCAGTTCGCCGGAACACTGGACATCAACGCCTCGGAAAAAGCCGCGCGCTTCGTGCGGCACTGCGACGCCTTCAACATCCCGATCCTGACCTTGGTCGATGTGCCCGGGTTCCTGCCCGGAAAAGACCAGGAATTCCAGGGCATCATCCGCCGCGGCGCGAAGCTGCTCTACGCCTACGCCGAAGCCACGGTGCCCAAGTTGACCGTGATCACCCGCAAAGCCTACGGCGGCGCCTACATCGTGATGGGCTCGAAGAAACTCGGTGCCGACTTGAACCTGGCCTGGCCCACCGCGCAGATCGGCGTGATGGGAGCCCAGGGCGCGGTGAACATCCTGTACCGCCGGGAACTGGCAGCCGCCGACGACGCCGAAGCACTGCGCGCCGAGCTGATCCAGCAGTACGAAGAAGAATTGCTCAACCCGTACCAGGCCGCGCAACTCGGCTACGTCGACGCGGTGATCGCGCCTTCGGAGACCCGGTTGAAACTGATCCGCGGCTTGCGCGCATTGCGCGACAAGCGTGCCGCGCTGCCGGCCAAGAAACACGGGAACATTCCGCTATGA
- a CDS encoding DUF885 domain-containing protein, with protein MTENTKPTRTPSAIDEAAEAYSRQLFDLLPDLATTLGIPGHETEYHDYSPVGLAALHALAEQTLTQLATLQPVDDVDRVTLAAMRERLGLEIETYETGWTLADLNNIASPTQEIRAIFDLMPTETAEQWGHIAGRLANVPAAIGGYLESLSAARADGKVAAARQVKIVIEQANRYAEDGGFFDQLVAGAGVGDELRGDLHEGAEKAKAGYRKLANFLETELLPTAPEKDAVGRERYALASRSFLGATVDLEETYRWGVAELDRLIAEQEAVAEQIKPGASIAEAKAILNHDPARQLHGTDALQSWMQELSDTAVRELADVHFEIPEIMKKLECMIAPTQDGGVYYTPPSDDFSRPGRMWWSVPEGEDSFTTWGEVSTVYHEGVPGHHLQCATAAYQSGLLNMWRRNLCWVSGHGEGWALYAERLMDELGYLADPGDKMGMLDGQRTRAARVVFDIGVHLELEIPERWGTGTWTPESGREFLQANLDMSEGQLNFEYLRYLGWPGQAPSYKVGQKLWEEIRAEREKREGEAFDVKAFHTEALNLGGLPLDVLKQALLG; from the coding sequence GTGACTGAGAACACCAAACCAACTCGCACCCCGTCCGCCATCGATGAAGCCGCCGAAGCATACAGCCGGCAGCTCTTCGACTTGCTCCCGGATCTCGCCACCACCCTTGGCATCCCGGGCCATGAAACCGAATACCACGACTACTCCCCCGTAGGACTGGCCGCCCTGCACGCGCTGGCCGAACAGACGCTGACCCAGCTCGCCACGCTGCAGCCCGTCGACGACGTCGACCGGGTGACCCTGGCCGCCATGCGTGAACGGCTCGGCCTGGAAATCGAGACGTATGAAACCGGCTGGACGCTAGCCGATCTGAACAACATCGCCTCACCGACCCAGGAGATCCGGGCGATCTTTGATCTGATGCCCACCGAGACCGCAGAACAATGGGGGCACATTGCGGGCCGGTTGGCCAACGTCCCAGCGGCGATCGGGGGATATCTCGAATCCCTCTCCGCGGCCCGGGCCGACGGCAAGGTCGCCGCCGCCCGGCAGGTCAAGATCGTCATCGAACAAGCCAATCGCTACGCCGAGGACGGCGGCTTCTTCGACCAGCTGGTTGCCGGCGCCGGAGTGGGAGACGAACTGCGCGGCGATCTGCACGAAGGTGCGGAAAAAGCCAAAGCCGGCTACCGCAAACTGGCCAACTTCCTGGAAACCGAGCTGCTCCCGACAGCGCCGGAGAAGGACGCCGTCGGACGCGAACGCTATGCGCTCGCCTCGCGCAGTTTCCTCGGCGCGACTGTGGACCTGGAAGAGACCTATCGCTGGGGCGTCGCCGAACTCGACCGGCTGATCGCCGAGCAGGAAGCGGTGGCCGAGCAGATCAAGCCCGGCGCAAGCATCGCCGAAGCCAAAGCGATCCTGAACCACGACCCGGCCCGCCAGCTGCACGGCACGGACGCCCTGCAGTCCTGGATGCAGGAGCTCTCCGATACTGCGGTGCGGGAACTCGCCGACGTTCATTTCGAGATCCCGGAAATCATGAAAAAGCTCGAGTGCATGATTGCACCGACCCAGGACGGCGGCGTCTACTACACCCCGCCCAGTGACGACTTCTCCCGTCCGGGCCGGATGTGGTGGTCCGTACCGGAAGGCGAAGACTCCTTCACCACGTGGGGCGAGGTCAGCACGGTTTACCACGAAGGCGTGCCCGGCCACCACTTACAGTGCGCCACGGCCGCGTACCAGAGCGGGTTGCTGAACATGTGGCGGCGAAACCTCTGCTGGGTCTCCGGGCACGGCGAAGGCTGGGCGCTGTACGCCGAACGGCTGATGGACGAACTCGGCTACCTCGCCGATCCGGGCGACAAAATGGGCATGCTGGACGGGCAACGCACCCGCGCCGCCCGGGTGGTCTTCGACATCGGCGTGCACCTGGAACTGGAAATCCCGGAACGCTGGGGCACCGGCACCTGGACCCCGGAAAGCGGTCGGGAGTTCCTGCAAGCCAATCTCGACATGTCCGAAGGCCAGCTCAACTTCGAGTACTTGCGCTACCTCGGCTGGCCGGGCCAGGCGCCGTCGTACAAGGTCGGCCAAAAGCTCTGGGAGGAAATCCGCGCCGAGCGGGAAAAGCGCGAAGGCGAGGCTTTCGACGTCAAGGCGTTCCACACTGAAGCACTGAACCTGGGCGGTCTGCCGCTGGATGTGCTCAAGCAGGCGCTGCTCGGCTAA
- a CDS encoding acyl-CoA carboxylase subunit epsilon, giving the protein MIPTRPSQPSLLEDTPDTPLFQVAKGDPDAVELAALTAVVLTLAGGPESGSDDDAGSASSGRSWARRNRLRLAPAPGPGSWRRSAWR; this is encoded by the coding sequence ATGATCCCCACCCGCCCATCCCAACCTTCGCTGCTTGAGGACACCCCCGATACGCCGCTGTTCCAGGTGGCGAAAGGCGATCCGGATGCCGTCGAACTCGCGGCGCTGACCGCCGTCGTACTCACTTTGGCCGGCGGCCCGGAGTCCGGATCCGACGACGACGCCGGCTCGGCGAGCTCCGGACGCAGCTGGGCTCGCCGCAATCGGTTGCGGTTGGCACCGGCCCCCGGCCCCGGGTCCTGGCGCCGCAGCGCCTGGCGCTAA
- a CDS encoding acetyl/propionyl/methylcrotonyl-CoA carboxylase subunit alpha → MPTITKVLIANRGEIAVRVIRAARDEGIASVAVYAEPDRDALHVRLADEAWALGGQSAAESYLVMDKILDAAQRSGADAVHPGYGFLSENAEFAQRVIDAGLTWIGPSPAAISKLGDKVQARHIAEKVGAPLVPGTKDPVQNTQEVLDFADEFGLPLAIKAAYGGGGRGIKVVRDRADIAESYESAVREAVAAFGRGECFVERFLDSPRHVETQCLADAHGNVVVVSTRDCSLQRRNQKLVEEAPAPFLSEDQNARLYAASKAILKEAEYQGAGTCEFLVGQDGVISFLEVNTRLQVEHPVSEEVTGLDLVREQFRLARGEELGYGDPQVRGHSLEFRINGEDPGRNFMPAPGTVETLKLPTGPGVRVDSGIEAGEVIGGNFDSMLAKLIITGATRQQALERSRRALAEMEILGMPTVLPFHRAVVSDPAFTSEPFSVHTRWIETDFVNDLPAFVPGAPADTDDDGERQRVTVEVGGKRLEVVLPATLAAAGRASAAKAKPKKSGRARGATASNADGDALTSPMQGTIVKVAVADGDAVAEGDLIVVLEAMKMEQPLTAHRAGTVHGLSASAGDTVSAGSVIATIED, encoded by the coding sequence GTGCCCACTATCACCAAGGTCTTGATCGCCAACCGCGGCGAAATCGCCGTCCGCGTCATCCGTGCCGCCCGGGACGAAGGCATCGCCTCGGTCGCGGTCTATGCCGAGCCTGACCGCGATGCCCTGCACGTCCGACTGGCCGATGAGGCGTGGGCCCTGGGTGGGCAGAGCGCCGCCGAATCGTATCTGGTGATGGACAAAATCCTCGACGCCGCACAGCGCTCCGGTGCCGATGCCGTGCACCCGGGTTACGGCTTCTTGTCGGAGAACGCCGAGTTCGCGCAACGGGTGATCGACGCCGGCCTGACCTGGATCGGCCCGTCGCCTGCCGCGATTTCGAAGTTGGGCGATAAAGTCCAGGCCCGGCACATCGCGGAAAAGGTCGGCGCGCCCTTGGTGCCGGGCACCAAGGACCCGGTGCAGAACACCCAGGAAGTCCTCGACTTCGCGGACGAATTCGGTCTCCCCTTGGCGATCAAGGCCGCCTACGGCGGCGGCGGACGCGGCATCAAAGTGGTCCGGGACCGGGCGGACATCGCGGAATCCTACGAATCCGCCGTGCGCGAGGCAGTAGCCGCCTTCGGCCGCGGCGAATGCTTCGTGGAACGCTTCCTGGACTCGCCCCGGCACGTGGAAACCCAGTGCCTGGCCGATGCGCATGGAAATGTCGTGGTGGTCTCCACCCGGGATTGCTCGTTGCAACGTCGGAACCAAAAGCTCGTCGAGGAGGCACCGGCGCCTTTCCTGAGCGAAGACCAGAACGCGCGCCTGTACGCCGCGTCCAAGGCCATCTTGAAAGAAGCCGAATACCAAGGCGCCGGAACCTGCGAGTTCCTGGTCGGCCAGGACGGGGTGATTTCGTTCCTCGAGGTGAACACCCGGCTGCAAGTGGAACACCCGGTCTCCGAAGAAGTCACCGGCCTGGACCTGGTCCGCGAACAGTTCCGGCTGGCGCGCGGCGAGGAGTTGGGTTACGGCGATCCGCAAGTACGCGGCCATTCGCTCGAGTTCCGGATCAACGGAGAGGATCCGGGACGGAATTTCATGCCCGCCCCGGGCACCGTGGAGACCCTGAAACTGCCCACCGGTCCGGGCGTCCGGGTGGATTCCGGGATCGAAGCCGGCGAGGTGATCGGCGGCAATTTCGACTCGATGCTGGCCAAGTTGATCATCACCGGAGCGACCCGGCAACAGGCGCTCGAACGTTCGCGCCGCGCCCTGGCCGAGATGGAGATCCTCGGCATGCCCACGGTGCTGCCGTTCCACCGCGCGGTGGTCAGCGATCCGGCTTTCACGAGCGAACCGTTCAGTGTGCACACCCGCTGGATCGAGACCGACTTCGTGAACGACCTGCCCGCCTTCGTGCCGGGTGCGCCAGCCGACACGGACGATGACGGCGAGCGGCAACGCGTCACGGTCGAGGTGGGCGGCAAACGGCTCGAGGTGGTCCTGCCTGCCACGCTGGCCGCGGCCGGACGCGCCTCGGCGGCCAAGGCCAAGCCCAAAAAATCGGGCCGGGCCCGGGGCGCGACCGCCAGCAATGCTGACGGCGATGCCCTGACTTCGCCGATGCAGGGCACCATCGTCAAGGTCGCGGTGGCCGATGGCGATGCGGTCGCCGAAGGCGATTTGATCGTGGTGCTCGAGGCGATGAAGATGGAACAGCCGCTCACCGCGCACCGGGCCGGCACGGTTCACGGCCTCTCCGCCTCAGCTGGCGACACGGTCTCCGCCGGATCGGTCATCGCCACCATCGAAGACTGA
- a CDS encoding YbjQ family protein: MIIVTSNDVPGYKIDAIFGEVMGLTVRARNIGANITAGFRSLGGGELPEMTKALYESRHEVMNRMVAEAQQKGANAIIAMRFDTSEMGQTWTEVCAYGTAAYVIPLAEGEPGATGQSAYLAANPQTPQQPQAPAMPQNVQQAW; this comes from the coding sequence ATGATCATCGTCACCAGCAATGACGTTCCAGGCTACAAAATCGATGCGATTTTCGGCGAAGTGATGGGCTTGACCGTCCGGGCCAGGAACATCGGCGCGAACATCACCGCCGGCTTCCGCTCACTGGGCGGCGGTGAATTGCCGGAAATGACCAAGGCGCTCTACGAAAGCCGCCACGAAGTGATGAACCGGATGGTTGCGGAGGCCCAGCAAAAGGGTGCCAACGCGATCATCGCGATGCGATTCGACACTTCCGAGATGGGGCAGACCTGGACCGAGGTCTGCGCGTACGGAACCGCCGCCTATGTGATCCCGCTCGCCGAAGGCGAGCCCGGGGCAACCGGCCAATCCGCCTATCTGGCCGCGAACCCGCAGACACCGCAACAGCCGCAGGCTCCGGCCATGCCGCAGAACGTGCAACAAGCCTGGTGA
- a CDS encoding nucleotide disphospho-sugar-binding domain-containing protein yields the protein MTESASASTPHILMASVPAAGHVYPPHLEVIRGLVGAGYRVSYLMGDAFRDAVQSTGADFLEYDSVFPRLGGASKRNGPETDRPDLVLHDTGAPVAGFSAEKLGIPAIALEAAFAFWDGAEQELLQQMGGVDLADPRVAELRAAQRRMLGEYGLEAWSERFSFDSRPKKSLLFIPEALQPQPEKLDRCVYHFAGVAISTSQSELAWAAPAGKKLMLISLGSIVTQNAPFYRACMEAFGGLAGWHVVLQIGPLTTVEELGEIPANVEVHHWLPQVAILKRADVFLTHAGMGGSREGLALGVPMIAAPQAVDQFQNADSLVAAGVAAKVDGFEVTAAELRAALAAAQQPAIRERSREIAREMAEQDGVRFSLEFIASLLADKVAV from the coding sequence ATGACTGAATCTGCCAGCGCATCCACCCCGCACATTCTGATGGCTTCGGTGCCGGCAGCCGGCCATGTCTACCCCCCCCATCTGGAAGTGATTCGGGGCTTGGTGGGTGCGGGCTACCGGGTCAGCTATCTGATGGGCGACGCGTTCCGGGACGCCGTGCAAAGCACCGGGGCGGACTTCCTCGAATACGACAGTGTTTTTCCGCGGTTGGGCGGGGCCAGCAAACGGAACGGGCCGGAAACCGACCGGCCGGACCTGGTGCTCCATGACACGGGAGCACCGGTTGCCGGGTTCTCCGCCGAAAAGCTGGGGATCCCGGCGATAGCCCTGGAAGCCGCGTTCGCGTTCTGGGACGGTGCCGAACAAGAACTGCTCCAGCAGATGGGCGGCGTCGACCTCGCCGATCCCCGGGTCGCGGAGTTGCGCGCGGCGCAACGGCGGATGTTGGGCGAATACGGCCTCGAAGCCTGGAGCGAGCGGTTCAGCTTCGATTCCCGGCCCAAGAAATCGCTGTTGTTCATTCCGGAGGCTTTGCAGCCGCAACCGGAAAAACTGGATCGCTGCGTCTACCACTTTGCGGGCGTTGCGATCAGCACGTCGCAGAGCGAGCTGGCCTGGGCCGCGCCGGCCGGCAAGAAACTCATGCTGATTTCCCTCGGCTCCATTGTGACCCAGAACGCTCCGTTCTACCGGGCGTGCATGGAGGCTTTCGGCGGGCTGGCCGGATGGCATGTGGTGCTGCAGATCGGGCCGCTCACCACGGTCGAGGAGCTGGGCGAGATACCGGCGAACGTCGAAGTGCATCATTGGCTGCCGCAAGTGGCGATCCTGAAGCGGGCCGACGTTTTCCTCACCCACGCCGGGATGGGCGGTTCGCGGGAGGGGCTCGCTTTGGGCGTGCCGATGATCGCGGCGCCGCAAGCCGTGGACCAGTTCCAGAATGCGGACTCCCTGGTCGCTGCCGGAGTCGCGGCCAAGGTCGACGGATTCGAGGTGACTGCCGCCGAGTTGCGCGCCGCTTTGGCTGCGGCGCAGCAGCCGGCGATCCGCGAACGCTCGCGGGAGATCGCCCGGGAGATGGCAGAGCAGGACGGCGTCCGATTCAGCCTGGAGTTCATCGCCTCGCTGCTGGCTGACAAAGTAGCGGTCTAG